A window of Selenomonas ruminantium subsp. lactilytica TAM6421 contains these coding sequences:
- a CDS encoding iron hydrogenase small subunit: MKRYSYEEKGVKISRREFLGFVGVVTAFLWTGIYTMTDLVVDRTKYIKMRTAGLYQDDEKQAKRQSHNNQSLLNMYKSLNFQPMSPLAEELFHTHYIDRSIL, from the coding sequence ATGAAACGATATTCCTATGAAGAAAAAGGCGTGAAGATCAGCCGCCGGGAGTTTTTGGGCTTTGTGGGTGTGGTGACCGCTTTCCTTTGGACCGGTATCTACACGATGACCGATCTGGTCGTTGACCGGACGAAATACATCAAGATGCGCACGGCGGGGCTTTATCAGGATGATGAGAAGCAGGCGAAGCGGCAGAGCCATAACAATCAAAGCCTGTTGAACATGTATAAGAGCCTGAACTTCCAGCCCATGAGCCCGCTGGCCGAAGAATTGTTCCATACCCATTATATAGACCGCAGCATCCTGTAA
- a CDS encoding [FeFe] hydrogenase, group A: MPRSYQENELSSIIRIDETKCKGCDTCKSFCPADAIDGPYGANHRINSDRCLQCGQCLVNCPFGAIEDTADVVDQVIEKLQDGKTTVVATVAPAVRVALGEEFGMEPGKLITEQMYGALKQAGFKIMDVNFAADNTILEEGTELIHKIQKYVLNKPVTEELGPLPQFTSCCPAWVRYMELYHPDLRQHLSSAKSPQGMAGPVAKIYGAKEIWKVEPERIFCVGVYPCTAKKLEASRPEFTAAADYWKKQGHTAAYQDTDVVLTTRDLARLLKKLDIDIRNVQPAEEKDNPLAEYTGAGTIFGATGGVMEAALRTAYFVLTGQELADLDYEPVRGLDEVKSAEIPLKLKDGGQEITLKIAVVHGTKNVEPLLAEIKAGKSSYHFIEVMNCPGGCVNGGGQPINPMGTSWTGKFKAILPWS; encoded by the coding sequence ATGCCAAGATCCTATCAGGAGAATGAACTATCCAGCATCATCAGGATTGATGAAACGAAATGCAAGGGCTGTGACACCTGCAAATCGTTTTGTCCGGCTGATGCGATCGATGGCCCCTATGGTGCGAATCACCGCATCAACAGTGACCGCTGCTTGCAGTGCGGGCAGTGTCTGGTGAATTGCCCCTTCGGTGCCATTGAGGACACCGCGGATGTGGTGGATCAGGTGATCGAGAAACTGCAGGATGGCAAAACCACGGTGGTGGCCACGGTAGCGCCAGCTGTGCGCGTGGCGCTAGGGGAAGAGTTCGGGATGGAACCGGGGAAACTGATAACCGAGCAGATGTATGGCGCGCTGAAACAGGCGGGCTTCAAGATCATGGATGTCAATTTTGCGGCGGATAACACCATTCTGGAGGAAGGTACAGAACTCATCCATAAGATCCAGAAATATGTGCTGAACAAGCCGGTAACGGAGGAGTTGGGACCGCTGCCTCAGTTTACTTCCTGCTGTCCGGCCTGGGTGCGGTATATGGAACTTTATCATCCGGATTTGCGCCAGCATCTGTCCTCGGCGAAATCCCCGCAGGGGATGGCAGGGCCCGTGGCAAAAATCTACGGTGCCAAGGAAATCTGGAAGGTCGAGCCGGAGCGGATTTTCTGTGTGGGCGTCTATCCCTGCACCGCCAAGAAACTGGAAGCCTCGCGGCCGGAATTTACCGCGGCGGCGGACTATTGGAAGAAGCAGGGACATACCGCTGCTTATCAGGATACGGATGTGGTGCTGACGACCAGAGACCTGGCAAGATTGCTCAAGAAGCTGGATATTGATATCCGCAATGTGCAGCCTGCCGAGGAAAAAGACAATCCACTCGCAGAGTATACCGGGGCGGGAACGATATTCGGCGCCACGGGCGGTGTGATGGAGGCTGCCTTGCGCACGGCGTACTTTGTCTTGACCGGTCAGGAGCTGGCCGACCTAGACTATGAGCCTGTGCGTGGCCTGGACGAAGTGAAATCTGCCGAAATCCCGTTGAAGCTCAAGGATGGCGGTCAGGAAATCACCTTGAAGATTGCGGTGGTTCATGGCACGAAAAATGTGGAACCCCTGTTGGCGGAAATCAAGGCCGGGAAATCGAGCTATCATTTCATCGAAGTCATGAACTGTCCGGGCGGCTGCGTGAATGGCGGCGGTCAGCCCATCAATCCTATGGGGACGTCATGGACAGGCAAGTTCAAGGCAATTCTGCCGTGGTCGTAG
- the nikB gene encoding nickel ABC transporter permease: MNYAVKRFIQLIPILFGITFLSFLLMYLAGSDAVTEMYTNRGVEVAQEIIDEKKTALGLNLPFLQQYLNWLWGMFHGNMGVSYVTGEDVLGAFMKKLPATLLLTALSIAMTVVISLPCGILAAVRHDKIADIVLRFGSFLGNAMPNFFVGMLLMEFLGIQLGILPVISSGTDIKSAIMPTLTLAIAMSAKYLRQVRSTVLEELNKDYVLGARARGISAQVILWKNVMKASMLTIMTLLALSIGSLLGGTAIIESIFMWDGVGKLAVDAINMRDYPIIQAYVMWMAIIYVFVNLVADLLYHHLDPRIRLGVNAK; this comes from the coding sequence ATGAATTATGCGGTAAAACGCTTTATCCAGCTGATACCGATTTTGTTCGGCATTACGTTCTTATCGTTTTTGCTGATGTATCTGGCAGGCAGTGATGCGGTCACCGAGATGTATACTAACCGGGGCGTGGAAGTGGCCCAGGAAATCATCGATGAGAAAAAGACTGCGTTGGGGCTCAACCTGCCTTTCCTGCAGCAGTATCTCAACTGGCTCTGGGGCATGTTCCATGGCAATATGGGCGTAAGCTATGTGACCGGAGAAGACGTGCTGGGGGCCTTTATGAAGAAACTGCCGGCAACCTTATTGCTGACGGCGCTTTCCATCGCCATGACGGTCGTTATTTCCCTGCCCTGCGGCATACTGGCAGCCGTGCGCCATGACAAGATCGCGGATATCGTACTGCGGTTTGGCAGTTTCCTGGGCAATGCCATGCCCAATTTCTTTGTGGGCATGCTCCTGATGGAATTCTTGGGCATCCAGTTGGGCATCCTGCCGGTGATTTCCAGCGGCACGGATATCAAGAGTGCCATCATGCCGACGCTGACGCTCGCGATTGCCATGTCGGCCAAATATCTGCGACAGGTGCGCAGTACGGTGCTCGAAGAGCTCAACAAGGATTATGTGCTGGGGGCCAGAGCGCGCGGCATAAGTGCCCAGGTTATCCTCTGGAAAAATGTGATGAAGGCTTCCATGCTGACCATCATGACATTGCTGGCATTGTCCATTGGCAGCCTGCTCGGTGGTACGGCAATCATCGAGAGCATCTTCATGTGGGATGGCGTGGGCAAACTCGCCGTGGATGCCATCAATATGCGCGACTATCCCATCATTCAGGCCTATGTCATGTGGATGGCCATTATCTATGTGTTTGTCAATCTGGTGGCAGATCTTCTCTACCATCATCTTGATCCGCGTATCCGTCTGGGGGTGAATGCCAAATGA
- a CDS encoding cytochrome b/b6 domain-containing protein, translating into MKKFKGNERILHHKLPTRLFHWCLVLSFLPAGFTGLILFFRPLGDAGMNLAMQVHIVGGWILFIACALFFLLCPGRVIAFWREITTWTDDDYSWMKISGGYIHKFLMLEYEVPPMNKLNSGQKMMGVMVLVGTMLLILTGLVLYVALPLVPKEIAFYADRIHLVVGIFLFLCIVGGHIPLGIYNWPEFCSMFGDGTINAQHAQEHHPLWTKHEIKETNKN; encoded by the coding sequence ATGAAAAAATTCAAAGGAAATGAGCGCATCCTGCATCATAAATTGCCGACAAGACTATTCCACTGGTGTTTGGTGTTGAGCTTTTTGCCGGCTGGTTTTACCGGGCTGATCCTGTTCTTCCGTCCGCTGGGAGATGCTGGCATGAATCTGGCGATGCAGGTGCATATCGTGGGCGGCTGGATCTTGTTTATCGCCTGTGCCTTGTTCTTCTTGCTCTGTCCCGGGCGCGTAATTGCCTTCTGGCGGGAAATCACCACCTGGACGGATGATGATTATTCCTGGATGAAGATTTCCGGCGGTTATATCCATAAATTCCTGATGCTGGAATATGAGGTTCCGCCCATGAATAAGCTCAATTCCGGGCAGAAAATGATGGGGGTTATGGTGCTGGTCGGCACCATGCTGCTCATCCTGACCGGTTTGGTGCTCTATGTGGCTCTGCCGCTGGTGCCCAAGGAAATTGCCTTCTATGCTGACCGCATCCATTTGGTGGTGGGCATATTCCTGTTCCTGTGCATTGTCGGGGGCCATATCCCACTGGGCATCTATAACTGGCCGGAGTTCTGCAGCATGTTTGGTGATGGGACCATCAACGCCCAGCATGCGCAGGAACATCATCCGCTGTGGACGAAACATGAGATCAAAGAGACCAATAAGAATTGA
- a CDS encoding ABC transporter ATP-binding protein, whose translation MLLNVKELAIDYQGKNTVANVNFDLSAGEIMAIVGESGSGKTSVIRAILGCLSGTGQVSAGEINFNGRDIAHLSNKEWLAIRGKDMAMIFQDSGNMLNPVQTIGRQFVEYIQLHSKLSHSEAVKKACGLLARMNLPDPARVMDSYAFELSGGMRQRVGIAMALTFSPQLLLADEPTSALDVTTQAQIVDELMQVVHEAGSAMIIVTHNIGVAAHMADKIMVMAGGKVVEYGKTDEIIKNPQAEYTRTLLGSVPEIGGQRYVS comes from the coding sequence ATGTTGTTGAATGTAAAAGAGCTTGCCATTGACTATCAAGGCAAAAACACCGTGGCAAATGTCAATTTTGACTTGTCAGCCGGGGAAATCATGGCCATTGTCGGTGAATCCGGCAGTGGCAAGACTTCTGTGATTCGCGCTATCTTAGGCTGCCTTTCGGGCACGGGGCAGGTATCTGCCGGGGAAATCAACTTCAACGGCCGCGATATCGCGCATCTCTCGAATAAGGAATGGCTCGCCATCCGGGGCAAGGATATGGCCATGATCTTCCAGGACAGCGGAAATATGCTCAATCCTGTGCAGACCATCGGCCGGCAGTTTGTGGAATACATCCAGCTGCATAGCAAGCTGAGCCATAGTGAGGCCGTGAAAAAGGCCTGCGGCCTGCTCGCCCGCATGAATCTGCCGGATCCGGCCCGCGTGATGGACTCCTATGCCTTTGAACTCAGTGGCGGCATGCGCCAGCGCGTAGGTATTGCAATGGCGCTGACTTTCTCGCCGCAGCTGCTGCTCGCAGATGAACCGACGTCGGCGCTCGATGTGACCACTCAGGCGCAGATCGTCGATGAGCTGATGCAGGTGGTCCACGAAGCCGGTTCGGCCATGATCATCGTCACTCATAATATCGGCGTGGCGGCCCATATGGCCGATAAGATCATGGTCATGGCCGGCGGCAAGGTCGTGGAATACGGCAAAACGGATGAAATCATCAAAAATCCGCAGGCTGAATACACCCGTACTTTGCTGGGTTCCGTGCCGGAGATTGGAGGTCAGCGCTATGTCAGCTAA
- the hydG gene encoding [FeFe] hydrogenase H-cluster radical SAM maturase HydG, producing MYNPKSSKAEEFINHEEILTSLAYADQHKNDTALIDAILAKARECKGLDHREASVLLACDIPAKNEEIYHLAEEIKKEFYGNRIVLFAPLYLSNYCINGCIYCPYHGINKNIPRVKLSQEQVREEVIALQEMGHKRLAIEAGEDPVNNPIEYILDCIHTIYSVKHKNGAIRRVNVNIAATTVENYRRLHEAGIGTYILFQETYHKDSYEVLHPTGPKHDYAYHTEAMDRAMEGGIDDVGLGVLFGLDKYRYEYAGLLMHAEHLEAKFGVGPHTISVPRICPAEDIDVSTFSNAIDDDTFAKIVACIRIAVPYTGMIVSTRESQKSRKRVLHLGISQISGGSRTSVGGYTQETRPEDTVQFDVSDTRSLDEVMKWLIDMDYVPSFCTACYREGRTGDRFMALCKAKQIQNCCLPNALMTLKEYLEDYASPETKAAGEKLIAKNIPEVSNPVAQKTLQTRLQKIEQGERDFRF from the coding sequence ATGTACAATCCGAAATCCAGCAAGGCGGAAGAATTCATCAACCATGAGGAAATCCTCACGTCCCTTGCTTATGCAGACCAGCACAAGAACGATACGGCGCTTATCGATGCCATCCTGGCCAAGGCACGGGAATGCAAGGGGCTTGACCACCGGGAGGCCTCCGTGCTGCTGGCCTGCGATATTCCCGCCAAGAACGAGGAGATCTATCATCTGGCCGAAGAAATCAAAAAAGAATTCTACGGCAACCGCATCGTCCTGTTCGCACCGCTTTACCTCTCCAACTACTGCATCAATGGCTGCATCTACTGTCCCTATCATGGCATTAACAAGAATATTCCCCGCGTGAAACTCAGCCAGGAACAAGTCCGGGAGGAAGTCATTGCCCTGCAGGAAATGGGCCACAAGCGGCTGGCCATCGAAGCTGGCGAAGATCCGGTGAACAATCCCATCGAATACATCCTCGACTGCATTCATACCATTTATTCCGTCAAACATAAGAACGGCGCCATCCGCCGCGTCAATGTGAATATTGCCGCCACCACCGTAGAAAATTACCGCCGCCTGCACGAAGCTGGCATTGGCACTTATATCCTGTTTCAGGAAACCTATCATAAAGACTCCTATGAAGTGCTCCATCCCACCGGCCCCAAACATGATTATGCCTACCATACTGAAGCTATGGACCGCGCCATGGAAGGCGGCATTGATGATGTGGGGCTCGGCGTTCTCTTTGGCCTGGATAAATATCGCTACGAATACGCCGGTCTCCTGATGCACGCGGAGCATCTGGAAGCCAAATTCGGCGTCGGCCCCCATACCATTTCCGTGCCCAGGATATGCCCAGCCGAAGACATCGATGTGAGCACCTTCAGCAATGCTATCGATGATGACACCTTCGCCAAGATCGTCGCCTGCATCCGGATTGCCGTGCCCTATACGGGCATGATCGTTTCCACCCGCGAGTCACAAAAGTCCCGGAAACGTGTCCTGCATCTGGGCATTTCCCAGATTTCCGGCGGTTCCCGTACTTCTGTCGGCGGCTACACACAGGAAACCCGCCCCGAAGACACCGTGCAGTTTGATGTATCCGATACCCGCTCATTGGACGAAGTGATGAAGTGGCTGATCGATATGGACTATGTCCCCTCCTTCTGCACCGCCTGCTATCGGGAAGGCCGTACCGGCGACCGGTTCATGGCCCTCTGCAAGGCTAAGCAGATCCAGAACTGCTGCCTGCCCAATGCCCTGATGACGCTGAAGGAATATCTGGAAGACTACGCCTCCCCGGAAACAAAAGCCGCCGGCGAGAAGCTTATCGCCAAAAACATTCCGGAAGTAAGTAATCCCGTGGCCCAAAAGACATTGCAAACGCGTTTACAGAAAATCGAACAGGGCGAACGGGATTTCCGCTTCTAA
- a CDS encoding ABC transporter ATP-binding protein: MSAKEVLLATDKVSKIFNLKDGTRFTACNEVSISLHKGETLGLVGESGCGKSTFVRTIMGLHPATSGKILFKGEDITNLTGEKRREMAKHIQMIFQDPATAFNPKMRIKDIICEPLRNFERVSDKEAEARAVDLLRQVELAPEIALRYPHELSGGQRQRVGIARALILEPEIIICDEATSALDVSVQDSIAKLLAKIQREKGVSYIFICHDLALVSLISHRVMVMQKGNVVEELPGNKLQSCQHPYTKKLLASVFTVHR, translated from the coding sequence ATGTCAGCTAAGGAAGTCCTGCTCGCCACTGACAAGGTAAGCAAAATCTTTAACTTGAAGGATGGGACGAGATTCACAGCCTGCAATGAGGTGAGCATCAGCCTGCACAAGGGCGAGACGCTGGGACTCGTAGGCGAATCCGGCTGCGGCAAGTCCACCTTCGTCCGCACGATCATGGGGCTGCATCCCGCGACCAGCGGCAAGATCCTGTTCAAGGGGGAGGATATCACCAATCTGACGGGCGAAAAGCGCCGGGAGATGGCCAAGCATATCCAGATGATCTTCCAGGATCCGGCGACGGCTTTCAATCCCAAAATGCGCATCAAGGACATCATCTGCGAGCCCTTGCGTAATTTTGAGCGCGTCAGTGATAAGGAAGCCGAGGCCAGGGCCGTTGACCTATTGCGGCAGGTGGAACTGGCGCCGGAAATCGCCCTGCGCTATCCGCATGAGCTCTCTGGCGGTCAGCGTCAGCGTGTCGGCATTGCCCGGGCACTGATCTTAGAGCCGGAAATCATCATCTGCGATGAGGCCACCAGCGCGCTCGATGTGTCCGTGCAGGACAGCATCGCCAAACTGCTGGCCAAGATCCAGCGGGAAAAGGGTGTCAGCTATATCTTCATCTGCCATGACCTGGCCCTCGTGAGTCTGATCAGCCATCGGGTGATGGTGATGCAGAAGGGCAATGTGGTGGAGGAACTGCCGGGGAATAAGCTGCAGTCCTGCCAGCATCCCTATACGAAAAAATTATTGGCCTCGGTGTTTACCGTGCATAGATAA
- the nikC gene encoding nickel transporter permease: protein MTVFRENKLFAFYTALVALIVLLALFAPFLAPQDPMAGDMKLVLQTPSAQHVLGTDKLGRDIFSRILCGTQISLFMALCLVALIAVVGTLVGVLAGYFGGWLETILMRFADMMLAFPGIVLAIAIAGILGGSVVNTILALLVVSWAKYARLVRSLVIRLRGQDFILAAKIQGARTASILWRHILPNVLPMVVITGAMDIGTMMMEIAGLSFLGFGAQPPTPEWGLMLNEGRQYIQSAPWLMIYPGLAIFIVVAIFNLWGDSLRDVLDPRQE from the coding sequence ATGACGGTTTTTCGGGAAAATAAATTATTTGCCTTCTATACGGCGCTGGTCGCATTGATCGTGCTATTGGCGTTGTTTGCGCCCTTCCTGGCGCCGCAGGATCCCATGGCCGGCGATATGAAGCTGGTCCTGCAGACGCCGTCGGCCCAGCATGTACTCGGTACGGATAAACTGGGGCGGGATATTTTCTCCCGCATACTCTGCGGCACGCAGATTTCCTTGTTTATGGCTTTGTGCCTGGTGGCCCTGATTGCCGTCGTAGGCACATTGGTGGGAGTATTGGCCGGTTACTTCGGCGGCTGGCTGGAAACGATCCTGATGCGCTTTGCGGATATGATGCTGGCGTTCCCCGGCATCGTGCTGGCCATCGCCATTGCCGGTATCCTGGGCGGCAGTGTGGTCAATACCATCCTGGCTCTGCTGGTGGTGAGCTGGGCCAAATACGCGCGGCTGGTCAGGAGCCTGGTCATTCGCCTGCGCGGCCAGGATTTCATTTTGGCCGCCAAGATTCAGGGCGCGCGAACGGCGAGCATTCTCTGGCGTCATATCCTGCCCAATGTTCTGCCCATGGTGGTAATTACGGGGGCCATGGACATCGGCACGATGATGATGGAGATCGCCGGTCTGTCCTTCCTGGGCTTTGGTGCTCAGCCGCCGACACCGGAATGGGGACTGATGCTCAATGAGGGGCGGCAGTATATCCAGTCGGCACCCTGGCTGATGATTTATCCGGGGCTGGCTATTTTTATCGTGGTGGCGATATTCAATCTGTGGGGAGACAGCCTGCGGGATGTGCTTGACCCACGGCAGGAATAA
- a CDS encoding ABC transporter substrate-binding protein, whose product MKIFNAKKLWKAVSLGLCGAALTVMLAGCGADNSSSVDKGVLKVGVTNFADTLEPTQNFFGWVVMRYGLGECLTKFDEKMNVQPWLAESWSISDDHTTWTFKIREGVKFSNGNPLTADAVKKSIERAFEKNNRAATFFKYKEIKAEGQTLTIVTEKPMPNMPGFLADPLFIIVDTSAEGSRDFAKEGPICTGPYMVESFVKEKAVMKKNPNYWDGEVPFETVEIPSIDDPNTRAMALQSGEVDMAVNIAAGDMDTFRGNDKFFVDEISSLRTVLARLNHKGILKDDKVRAALICGCDRETYNNVLLKGTFLPGKAPVPPSMDYGFDQLTDPNAYNPERAAKLLDEAGWKDTNGDGIREKDGQPLKLDFVVYNSRAELPLYAEAVQADLKKLGFDINIKTVDYNLVDQMGIKGEYDLLISNITTANTGDPEIFLSWYWKTNHNGDNPQNGSGYSNPALDTKFNELAAEFDKSKRRQLIIDIQQILLNDGAALFLGYPQTNIVSNKALANVKMYPSDYYWITNIIKPAGK is encoded by the coding sequence ATGAAGATTTTTAATGCGAAGAAGTTATGGAAAGCCGTGAGCCTTGGTCTCTGCGGTGCGGCTCTGACTGTGATGCTGGCCGGCTGCGGTGCGGATAACAGCAGCTCGGTGGATAAGGGCGTGCTCAAGGTTGGTGTGACGAATTTTGCCGATACCTTAGAGCCTACGCAGAATTTCTTTGGCTGGGTGGTCATGCGCTATGGCCTGGGCGAATGCCTGACGAAATTTGACGAGAAGATGAACGTGCAGCCCTGGCTGGCTGAAAGCTGGAGCATCAGCGATGACCATACGACCTGGACATTCAAGATCCGTGAGGGCGTGAAGTTCTCCAATGGCAATCCGCTGACGGCTGATGCGGTCAAGAAATCCATCGAACGCGCCTTCGAGAAGAACAACCGCGCCGCGACTTTCTTCAAGTACAAGGAAATCAAGGCCGAAGGCCAGACACTGACCATCGTGACGGAAAAGCCCATGCCGAATATGCCGGGCTTTTTGGCCGATCCCCTGTTCATCATCGTGGATACCAGCGCTGAGGGCAGCCGTGACTTTGCCAAGGAAGGCCCCATCTGCACCGGCCCCTATATGGTGGAATCCTTCGTGAAGGAAAAGGCCGTAATGAAGAAGAACCCGAACTATTGGGATGGCGAAGTGCCGTTTGAAACCGTAGAGATCCCGTCCATCGACGATCCGAACACCCGCGCTATGGCGCTGCAGTCCGGCGAGGTGGATATGGCCGTGAACATTGCCGCTGGCGATATGGATACGTTCCGCGGCAACGACAAGTTCTTCGTGGATGAGATTTCCTCCCTGCGTACGGTGCTGGCCCGTCTGAACCATAAGGGCATCCTGAAGGATGACAAGGTGCGTGCCGCGCTGATCTGCGGCTGCGACCGGGAAACCTACAATAATGTGCTCCTGAAGGGCACCTTCCTGCCAGGCAAGGCCCCGGTACCGCCGTCCATGGACTATGGCTTTGACCAGCTGACCGATCCTAACGCCTACAATCCGGAACGGGCAGCCAAGCTCCTCGATGAAGCTGGCTGGAAGGATACCAATGGCGATGGCATCCGCGAAAAGGATGGCCAGCCGCTGAAGCTGGACTTCGTGGTCTACAACAGCCGCGCCGAACTGCCGCTCTATGCCGAAGCTGTGCAGGCTGACCTCAAGAAGCTGGGCTTTGACATCAATATCAAGACCGTGGATTACAATCTTGTAGACCAGATGGGCATCAAGGGCGAATATGACCTCTTGATTTCCAACATCACGACGGCCAACACGGGCGATCCGGAAATCTTCCTGTCCTGGTATTGGAAGACCAACCACAATGGCGATAATCCGCAGAATGGTTCCGGTTACAGCAATCCGGCCCTCGATACCAAGTTCAATGAACTGGCCGCTGAATTTGACAAGAGCAAACGTCGTCAGCTGATCATCGACATCCAGCAGATCCTGCTGAATGATGGTGCGGCTCTGTTCCTGGGCTATCCGCAGACCAATATCGTCAGCAACAAGGCTCTGGCCAATGTGAAGATGTATCCGTCTGACTACTATTGGATCACGAATATCATCAAACCGGCTGGTAAATAA
- a CDS encoding ABC transporter ATP-binding protein: MSEIIRYEHVDIRYNGNLTVQDISFSLQEGEILGIVGESGSGKSTLLKAALNMLGRDGLVTRGDIYYKGLDLPDISEKEMQKICGAEIGMIFQLAGNSFCPIRTVGAQIQEMMAAHGHEDAQMVERETCELFTKFGFSEPKRIWDSYPFELSGGMQQRVGVAAAMLLRPKILLADEPTSALDVTVQKQVIEEMLLARKLFGTAIILVTHNIGVIRAMADSMLVLHQGKMMEYGKAKEVLANPQSAYTKKLLAAVPRLRRSEARNERDLASCAS; this comes from the coding sequence ATGTCAGAAATCATTCGTTATGAACATGTGGATATCCGCTATAATGGTAATTTGACTGTTCAGGATATCAGCTTTTCCCTGCAGGAGGGGGAAATCCTGGGTATTGTGGGCGAAAGCGGCAGCGGCAAGTCCACGCTGCTGAAAGCGGCCCTCAATATGCTGGGCCGGGACGGTTTGGTCACGCGCGGGGATATCTATTATAAGGGCTTGGATTTGCCGGATATCAGCGAGAAGGAAATGCAGAAGATCTGCGGTGCGGAAATCGGCATGATCTTCCAGCTGGCGGGAAACTCGTTCTGTCCCATCCGCACGGTGGGCGCCCAGATTCAAGAAATGATGGCCGCACATGGCCATGAGGATGCCCAAATGGTGGAGCGGGAAACCTGCGAACTGTTTACGAAGTTTGGCTTCAGCGAGCCCAAGCGCATCTGGGACAGCTATCCCTTTGAACTGTCCGGCGGCATGCAGCAGCGTGTCGGTGTAGCGGCAGCCATGTTGCTGCGGCCCAAGATCCTGCTGGCCGATGAGCCGACTTCAGCTCTCGATGTCACGGTGCAGAAACAGGTCATCGAGGAAATGCTGCTGGCCCGCAAGCTGTTCGGCACGGCAATCATCCTCGTCACCCATAATATCGGTGTGATTCGCGCCATGGCAGACAGCATGCTCGTGCTGCATCAGGGGAAGATGATGGAGTACGGTAAGGCCAAAGAGGTTTTGGCAAATCCCCAGTCTGCCTATACGAAAAAACTGCTGGCGGCGGTGCCCCGGCTTAGGAGGTCAGAGGCACGCAATGAACGAGATCTTGCAAGTTGCGCATCTTAA
- the nikC gene encoding nickel transporter permease, with the protein MSQAIAPTIRVQNVRQNRLQRKLYFFGALAVLLIVASFFSEYLCPYDPYMQDMSLTKAAPSAEHLLGTDRYGRDMLSRVIAGSKTSIFSTLLLVGFITVFGSLIGIICAWAGKWVDTLLMRLSDMFLAFPGLVFALAVAAVLGGGVHNAIFALAAISWPKYARLARSQTLALQSAAFMQAAQMAGSSTFKIIRKHVIPNISGPILVTAMLDIGTMMMELAGLSFLGLGAKPPIPEWGSMMSDTRNLLPTQPWVTLAPGFAIFLSVMVFNLLGDTVRDYLDPKNRR; encoded by the coding sequence ATGAGTCAGGCGATAGCGCCGACGATCCGCGTGCAGAATGTGCGGCAGAACCGCCTGCAGCGCAAGCTCTATTTCTTTGGGGCCCTGGCCGTGTTGCTGATCGTGGCTTCATTCTTCAGCGAATACCTCTGTCCCTATGATCCCTATATGCAGGATATGTCACTGACCAAGGCGGCTCCCTCGGCTGAGCATCTATTGGGCACCGACCGCTATGGCCGGGATATGCTGTCCAGAGTCATTGCGGGCAGCAAGACCAGTATATTCTCGACATTATTGCTGGTCGGTTTTATTACCGTCTTTGGCAGCCTGATTGGCATTATCTGTGCCTGGGCGGGGAAATGGGTGGATACCTTGCTTATGCGCCTGTCCGATATGTTCCTGGCATTTCCCGGGTTGGTGTTTGCTTTAGCCGTAGCGGCAGTGCTGGGCGGCGGTGTCCATAATGCCATCTTTGCGCTGGCGGCCATCAGCTGGCCTAAATATGCGCGGCTCGCGCGCAGCCAGACCTTGGCGCTGCAATCGGCGGCCTTCATGCAGGCAGCGCAGATGGCGGGCAGCAGTACCTTCAAGATTATCCGCAAGCATGTGATACCCAATATCTCGGGGCCCATCCTCGTGACAGCCATGCTCGATATCGGCACCATGATGATGGAACTGGCCGGGCTGTCCTTTTTGGGACTCGGGGCTAAGCCGCCCATCCCGGAATGGGGCAGCATGATGAGCGATACCCGCAATCTTTTGCCCACCCAGCCATGGGTGACCTTGGCGCCGGGCTTTGCAATCTTTCTCTCGGTGATGGTCTTTAATCTGCTCGGCGATACGGTGCGGGATTATCTCGATCCGAAGAACAGGAGATAG